In Priestia megaterium NBRC 15308 = ATCC 14581, the following proteins share a genomic window:
- a CDS encoding EAL domain-containing protein, translating to MDAHVLKELTYEDFQFVYQPIYALNSWETLGFEALLRTAFAKGQIEELFSLARCHNYLYKLDTMAIEGAIKNFPFEVLKSEDLFINVFSSTLLHPHFQLFLTYLLNTYKNAKHRIVWELNETLHEKILWESPALFTRVMSLKEAGFKIAIDDFGAGAAAMRQVSMYEPHYMKLDRSYAEGLADCKQKKDLIDLLVNYYPHTNLILEGVERDKDLAAAISLNLHAAQGYLLGTPQSISSYLTYNKYRSLFRRERLLHS from the coding sequence ATGGATGCTCATGTTTTAAAGGAACTGACGTATGAAGACTTTCAGTTTGTATATCAGCCTATTTATGCGTTGAATTCGTGGGAGACGCTGGGTTTTGAGGCTTTGCTGCGCACAGCTTTCGCAAAAGGGCAAATTGAAGAGTTGTTTTCACTGGCAAGATGCCATAATTATTTGTACAAGCTTGATACGATGGCAATTGAAGGGGCTATAAAGAACTTTCCGTTTGAGGTATTGAAATCTGAGGATTTATTTATCAATGTGTTTTCCTCTACTCTTCTCCACCCGCATTTTCAGCTGTTTTTAACGTATCTGTTGAATACCTATAAAAACGCGAAGCATCGCATTGTATGGGAGTTAAATGAAACGCTTCATGAAAAGATTTTATGGGAATCGCCTGCTCTTTTTACCCGAGTAATGAGTTTGAAAGAGGCCGGTTTCAAAATTGCGATTGATGATTTTGGAGCAGGGGCTGCAGCGATGAGACAAGTGAGCATGTACGAACCTCACTATATGAAATTGGACCGAAGCTATGCTGAAGGGCTAGCCGACTGCAAGCAAAAGAAAGATCTGATTGATTTGCTTGTTAACTATTATCCGCATACGAATCTCATTTTAGAAGGCGTTGAACGAGATAAAGATTTAGCCGCAGCGATTTCGTTAAACCTACATGCTGCTCAGGGCTATTTGCTGGGCACGCCGCAGTCGATCTCTTCCTACTTAACTTATAATAAGTACCGCAGTTTATTCAGACGAGAAAGGCTTCTGCACTCCTAA